One genomic segment of Candidatus Fukatsuia endosymbiont of Tuberolachnus salignus includes these proteins:
- a CDS encoding tail fiber domain-containing protein: MPQKTRAELKDRFKRGDKPTAQDFSDLFESFLNVKEDWIKKPEGVEKPLRIMPQSDQQNWLDFCVNESSCDTDYWRLNHQPQDDSTGFNLSYEGKSRLFIDKEKGKTGIGTFNPGAQLHIQSTKDVDMLRVGTAVTTALFIEKDGKVGINHASPSYALDIQGEVQAWGLSLTDRTTHWEKNGTLYQRNGSVYLTTDQGLHLRRQGSADTAFHFDTTQRTLTISTQDVNQISIEAKGYIKCNSRIECQGGIHIDGASAISHWNSAAGAFYRYNKHWYLMVDNNLYFRKKGAKNIAFHFDIDTATLRANKFQQASDRRIKTNIKPLGPVLDKIQRLQGIYYDWSDHARTKDYLKEPQIGLIADELQASFPELVACDQDNFKYVDYGRFTAVLLEAVKQQQQMIAQLFVHLKLTP; encoded by the coding sequence ATGCCTCAAAAAACCAGAGCAGAGCTAAAAGACCGCTTTAAGCGCGGTGACAAACCCACCGCGCAAGATTTTAGCGATCTGTTCGAATCTTTTTTAAACGTTAAAGAAGATTGGATCAAAAAACCAGAAGGGGTTGAAAAGCCGCTGCGCATCATGCCACAGAGTGACCAACAAAATTGGCTGGATTTCTGTGTCAATGAAAGCAGTTGCGATACGGATTACTGGCGTTTAAATCATCAACCTCAGGACGATAGCACCGGTTTCAATTTATCTTATGAGGGTAAAAGCCGACTTTTCATTGATAAAGAAAAGGGGAAAACCGGCATTGGCACCTTTAATCCCGGCGCACAATTGCATATTCAGTCCACGAAGGACGTGGATATGTTACGTGTTGGCACTGCTGTCACTACCGCCTTGTTTATTGAAAAAGACGGTAAGGTAGGCATTAATCATGCAAGTCCAAGCTACGCATTGGATATTCAGGGTGAAGTCCAGGCATGGGGTTTGAGCTTAACGGATCGAACAACACATTGGGAGAAAAATGGTACCTTGTACCAGCGTAATGGGTCCGTTTATCTCACCACCGATCAAGGGCTTCACCTGCGCAGGCAGGGCAGTGCAGATACCGCGTTTCATTTTGATACCACCCAGAGAACACTAACGATTAGCACACAAGATGTTAATCAAATATCGATTGAGGCAAAAGGTTATATCAAATGTAACAGTCGTATTGAGTGTCAAGGGGGGATACACATCGATGGAGCCAGTGCGATTTCTCACTGGAATAGCGCCGCCGGTGCGTTTTATCGCTACAATAAGCATTGGTATCTGATGGTGGATAATAACCTTTATTTTCGTAAAAAAGGGGCGAAAAATATCGCTTTTCATTTTGATATTGATACCGCGACGTTAAGAGCCAACAAGTTTCAGCAGGCCTCTGATCGCCGTATCAAAACCAATATCAAACCGCTCGGGCCGGTGCTTGACAAAATACAACGATTACAGGGGATCTATTATGACTGGAGTGACCATGCGAGGACAAAAGACTATCTCAAAGAGCCACAAATAGGGTTAATTGCCGACGAACTGCAAGCGTCGTTTCCTGAATTGGTCGCTTGTGACCAAGATAATTTTAAATACGTTGATTACGGGCGTTTTACTGCTGTATTACTGGAAGCGGTCAAACAACAGCAGCAAATGATAGCGCAATTGTTTGTGCATTTGAAACTCACGCCATAG
- a CDS encoding contractile injection system tape measure protein has translation MPTHLIQCQTWIVHLSSQQPSWAIKNTLSQWARVQLPPILAKICDEQIEANQWYSLDKVELDLGVITLPAEPQQVIEQIATAFSQALAEQLQNFRPAAIMKRDENAQALRTLDYFIKTGTRPWWVSKDAVALTQCLLRLIDRTPARLREKLCHYLAQAATLQRLIAQCSDDQLLALSQLLAQNDHVELWCQQISVPLHRAFTREQFAAMALRSAYWQAILITSEMMSRVKIDKTAFYKHILLHLATHCQLNYHYLLVRLFATLKAQEKIADPWPTLLPEQHGSPSTREKNDVNVFINEAIYEQLLTQLQILRAFCTAKNKQPSLSYTHTPVLDIARQTGLISKVDRLVDVIMANKKRFSEHPQTREVELNRFRAYLNKIIPQLGISSSETLAHLPYHRLVTLQQTLKELDTFSLMRKHHVFIRSIMEQIKPSVSNQVTLRHQEGKFAALIPLLRQLLSRLQQEITKAEHQSTSSKRVDRVQHDRLLQGTVSPQPITVANGGIGQSEQRQKSQIASLIPHSEKASLNDLKEKVTKLRKHYGRLYRQYQTLLTLTGQTATVKAAKHDVANLILSTPSLQPVTAMINTLSVVLKKQQQAHQAALMLTKTRHPPPLLAREADTDQQEAIYVDNAGLALLAIYLKPFFTTAHLLQGDHFIDPLAARQAALLLQYLMTSQSICFEETLTFNKLLCGLNLQVPIERTIEVNVAEQAACDQLFAQVKTQWPVMTHLSNSYLIQHFLMRQGVIRNHPYHWQLQIERTSHDVLMKGITWPINLIQLPWLDKPIQVDW, from the coding sequence ATGCCAACGCACCTTATACAATGCCAAACCTGGATAGTGCACTTGTCCTCACAGCAGCCAAGCTGGGCGATAAAAAATACCCTCAGTCAATGGGCACGCGTACAGCTGCCGCCGATCTTGGCAAAGATTTGTGATGAGCAGATTGAAGCTAATCAGTGGTATTCACTGGATAAAGTGGAACTGGATTTAGGGGTCATTACATTACCTGCTGAGCCACAACAGGTTATTGAGCAGATCGCTACAGCCTTTTCCCAAGCATTAGCTGAGCAATTACAGAACTTTAGGCCAGCGGCGATCATGAAGCGCGATGAAAATGCACAAGCGCTCCGTACGTTAGATTATTTTATTAAAACGGGCACGCGACCTTGGTGGGTTTCCAAAGACGCCGTGGCACTGACTCAATGCTTGCTTCGGTTAATTGACCGTACCCCCGCACGGCTTAGAGAAAAATTATGTCACTACCTCGCGCAAGCCGCCACTTTACAGCGCCTCATTGCACAGTGTTCTGATGATCAGCTATTAGCCCTCAGTCAACTATTAGCCCAAAACGATCATGTGGAGCTGTGGTGTCAACAAATCAGTGTCCCTTTACACCGTGCTTTTACCCGAGAACAGTTTGCTGCCATGGCATTAAGAAGCGCTTATTGGCAAGCCATATTAATCACCAGTGAGATGATGAGCCGTGTAAAAATCGATAAGACAGCTTTTTATAAGCACATCCTGCTGCACCTGGCCACCCATTGTCAGCTCAATTATCATTACCTTTTGGTGAGGCTGTTCGCCACACTCAAGGCGCAAGAAAAAATTGCCGACCCCTGGCCGACACTGTTACCTGAGCAGCATGGCAGTCCATCAACACGGGAAAAAAATGATGTAAACGTTTTTATAAATGAGGCTATTTATGAACAACTGCTCACCCAATTACAAATACTGAGAGCTTTTTGTACAGCCAAAAACAAGCAACCATCTCTCTCTTATACTCACACGCCAGTGCTTGATATTGCTCGCCAAACAGGGCTGATAAGCAAGGTGGATCGCCTTGTCGACGTCATCATGGCGAATAAAAAAAGATTTTCTGAACATCCTCAGACGCGAGAAGTGGAACTCAATCGCTTTAGGGCGTATTTAAACAAAATAATCCCTCAATTAGGGATCTCTTCATCTGAAACGTTGGCGCATCTGCCTTATCACCGCCTGGTGACGTTGCAACAAACGCTGAAGGAACTTGACACTTTTTCACTCATGCGAAAACATCACGTTTTTATTCGTAGCATCATGGAACAGATAAAGCCAAGTGTGTCAAATCAAGTCACACTCAGGCATCAAGAGGGTAAATTTGCGGCGCTGATCCCGCTGTTAAGGCAATTATTAAGCCGGTTACAGCAAGAAATCACGAAAGCCGAACATCAATCCACGTCGAGTAAACGCGTTGACAGAGTTCAGCATGATCGCCTGTTACAGGGAACAGTGTCACCCCAGCCGATAACAGTGGCAAATGGTGGAATCGGTCAATCTGAGCAACGTCAAAAGAGTCAGATAGCCTCATTGATCCCTCACAGCGAGAAAGCGTCGTTAAATGATTTAAAAGAGAAAGTGACAAAGTTGCGTAAACACTATGGACGCTTATATCGGCAATACCAAACACTATTAACATTGACGGGGCAAACCGCTACAGTGAAAGCGGCTAAGCACGACGTTGCCAACCTTATTTTGAGTACACCGTCCTTGCAACCTGTCACGGCAATGATCAATACGCTCTCTGTGGTGCTAAAAAAACAGCAGCAAGCACATCAAGCGGCGTTAATGCTCACGAAAACAAGGCACCCGCCACCTTTATTGGCAAGAGAAGCGGATACTGATCAACAGGAAGCTATTTACGTTGATAATGCAGGGCTAGCGCTTTTAGCGATTTATTTAAAACCCTTTTTCACCACGGCGCACTTACTGCAAGGAGATCACTTTATTGATCCCCTTGCAGCGCGGCAAGCCGCGTTGCTATTACAATACCTGATGACCTCACAGTCGATATGCTTTGAAGAAACCTTGACGTTTAATAAACTCCTTTGTGGTCTGAATTTACAAGTACCGATTGAGCGCACCATTGAAGTCAATGTCGCGGAGCAGGCGGCATGTGATCAGCTCTTTGCGCAGGTCAAAACCCAATGGCCGGTGATGACGCACCTATCAAACTCCTATTTGATTCAGCATTTTCTTATGCGCCAGGGGGTGATACGAAATCACCCCTATCACTGGCAATTACAAATAGAGCGTACGTCCCACGATGTGTTGATGAAAGGGATCACCTGGCCTATCAACCTCATTCAATTACCCTGGCTTGACAAACCTATACAAGTGGATTGGTAA
- a CDS encoding AAA family ATPase, translated as MDALIKAYVKQAITTQTHDNPYPGLQVTAQEAQALLNDTVGLPFWHTAYADIDSPLSQFAHERQAIDQAVEQSIKNQISLQLIALQQRFQLTPQEIDILLICLTVEWDARYAVFFAYLHDDVNQKRPTMDLILNLLSQSWSEKGAIRRWLSPTATLRRYALIEINEQNGASSLSRPVNISERITHFLLGQEDLPAALSTIVSIMTPDKSLSALILPDALRDRLDNLLTQHRAELAQAVIYLQGGTGAGKRTLAQALCHALKITLVVVDLPALIKSQSQERVALILREAYLHNAAIYWRGMPSVLQADQQDWHQPIMAASKAYRGLVFMDGEANWPWAQTRVPEKRILTISLPPLTTLQRQDLWQRALPHLDQNTVIDVATRFRFSPRQIFSAAQLAKQVSHGDNPRDLSIDDVFHACKLQTTQALSTLARPCQPSIQCPEIILPLSCRQQLDELLHHVQYATTVYEHWGFARQLTRGKGLSTLFSGPPGTGKTLAAEVVAARLKLTLYKIDLSSIVSKYIGETEKNLEQLFLEAEAHQGILFFDEADALFGKRSEVQNAHDRYANMETSYLLQKIEAYPGIIILASNFRHNIDDAFVRRLQFCIDFPFPTAEERLRIWQGIWPKETPLSPEVNFSTLATLEIAGGHIKNIALAAAFKAASTPSTPKGAQVTLAHIKAAAQSEFKKMGKIIHPEQWAFL; from the coding sequence ATGGACGCTTTGATAAAAGCTTATGTAAAACAAGCAATCACAACACAAACGCATGATAATCCCTACCCCGGTTTGCAAGTGACGGCCCAAGAAGCGCAGGCGTTACTTAATGACACTGTGGGGCTGCCTTTTTGGCATACAGCGTATGCCGACATCGATTCTCCTTTGAGTCAATTCGCTCATGAACGCCAGGCGATTGACCAGGCGGTTGAGCAGAGTATTAAAAATCAGATCTCGCTACAGTTAATCGCTTTGCAGCAACGCTTTCAGTTAACACCTCAGGAGATTGACATTTTACTTATCTGTTTGACGGTAGAATGGGATGCCCGCTACGCGGTATTTTTCGCTTATCTGCACGATGATGTTAATCAAAAACGACCCACGATGGATCTGATTTTAAACCTATTAAGCCAAAGTTGGAGCGAAAAAGGGGCTATAAGACGGTGGCTTTCCCCTACTGCAACGCTGAGGCGTTACGCACTGATTGAAATCAACGAGCAAAACGGGGCGTCTTCTCTCAGCCGACCGGTCAATATCAGTGAGCGGATCACTCACTTTCTGCTAGGGCAAGAAGATTTACCGGCGGCGCTCAGCACAATAGTGTCGATTATGACACCCGATAAATCCTTATCGGCGTTAATATTGCCCGATGCCTTGCGTGATCGCCTCGATAACCTGCTCACACAGCACCGTGCTGAGCTTGCGCAGGCAGTGATTTATTTGCAAGGGGGCACTGGCGCGGGTAAACGAACGCTGGCGCAAGCCCTGTGCCATGCGTTAAAGATAACGCTAGTGGTGGTTGATTTACCGGCATTGATAAAAAGTCAATCGCAGGAGCGAGTAGCATTGATCTTACGTGAAGCCTATTTGCACAATGCCGCGATTTACTGGCGTGGCATGCCATCAGTCTTGCAGGCTGATCAACAAGACTGGCACCAGCCAATCATGGCGGCTTCTAAGGCGTATCGTGGGCTTGTCTTTATGGACGGTGAGGCCAACTGGCCCTGGGCACAAACGAGGGTCCCCGAGAAGAGAATACTGACGATAAGCCTGCCGCCCTTAACCACACTGCAAAGGCAGGACTTATGGCAACGCGCGTTACCCCACCTTGATCAAAACACGGTCATAGACGTAGCGACGCGCTTTCGCTTTTCGCCTCGCCAAATTTTTTCAGCCGCACAGCTGGCTAAACAAGTTAGCCACGGGGATAATCCCCGTGATCTCAGCATCGATGACGTCTTTCATGCCTGCAAGTTACAAACCACACAGGCACTTTCAACCTTGGCACGTCCTTGTCAACCCAGTATCCAGTGTCCCGAGATAATCTTACCTCTGTCTTGCCGGCAACAACTTGATGAATTGCTCCATCATGTTCAGTACGCCACCACCGTGTATGAGCATTGGGGGTTTGCTCGTCAGCTCACACGTGGGAAAGGATTAAGCACGTTATTTTCCGGCCCCCCGGGAACAGGCAAAACCCTGGCGGCCGAAGTTGTCGCCGCTCGCTTGAAATTAACACTGTATAAAATTGATCTCTCCTCGATAGTCAGCAAGTACATTGGTGAAACCGAAAAAAATTTAGAGCAACTCTTTCTAGAAGCCGAAGCCCACCAGGGGATCCTCTTTTTTGATGAAGCGGACGCGTTATTTGGCAAGCGTAGTGAGGTGCAAAACGCCCATGACCGCTATGCGAATATGGAAACCAGTTATCTCTTGCAGAAAATCGAAGCGTATCCGGGGATCATTATTTTAGCGAGCAACTTTCGACACAATATCGATGACGCCTTTGTGCGCCGGTTGCAATTTTGTATCGATTTTCCCTTTCCTACTGCCGAGGAACGCTTGCGGATTTGGCAAGGGATTTGGCCCAAAGAAACTCCGCTTAGTCCTGAGGTTAATTTCTCCACCTTGGCAACCCTTGAGATTGCGGGCGGTCATATTAAAAATATCGCCTTGGCGGCCGCATTTAAAGCCGCGAGTACTCCCTCCACGCCAAAAGGCGCTCAGGTGACCCTGGCGCATATTAAAGCGGCCGCGCAAAGTGAGTTTAAAAAAATGGGCAAAATCATCCATCCAGAACAATGGGCTTTCTTATGA
- a CDS encoding baseplate J/gp47 family protein: protein MKLNAASQYRDGTSQRHRLLTALAPDYFVVDDRTLHDVIQFAQAYAKELRFYESGQITPTDWTGFLPTDKQFIEDAVRFIKQPEAIVDLDRRMALMQPHRVLFWVFLLLLRYPQQQLNALTQRYLEFYYRDCLQLREKPPQPDRAHVIFELAPSQQAYCLKEGILLSTEQGQSDSAAPIYRLDRDSVITSAQVAKICALALKKEVYDFATFYHPGKTSDNDFAALLQWVLERAAQQVAMPAGFENAAPTPSIDLPSLKMLAEQDQLKGKQKDYIEEELAFHDVNDFKMCLQGHRLQTAEQTDQIHKMMERVYQKKIALQRYQALEHKHRNGNFINMLAFALGAPLPTLPHPHTAITSLKTDLTHPAVMDYINKKLYMTIKDFEKIIDIVIKAPDINSKDWKEVYQLVQGAQTLKQRYPDIRIEKTTHLCTRVMLDAELKEHKPFKTFDWSATDTPALLGFAVSSPLLRLGEGRRKITLTVDCQRDTFHLDRLNKFVQQSPFTFQLSGAETHFAPSSATVTAGHFFLATALAEYDTNTLALICRFKGEKGQFNSERDKDNYLQFEDGQLYQITEVMSAQHAKLRPVGFLPSKGFIKKYPELTLTGTGSPLSGLALEEMPVTEGIGGKTRKIITANSNLFTVKDHFKQYILWTDGRVYRIEHRVNANKIEVVEVAYLPDIKPKPAAPRLYPDIQLTETEILTGLVIDGVAANNEQFTEKEVGNWLVWSNGQVFAIQKQVGNQEVKVACRGQLPPNTKIEKYAADALFLNGLQFTFDLNETAPAMTAPLIDVSHQGLTGVDPTIKITLKAGGDYDLFKMIIVEKYKLAVNVQGIKDVKRRNDASLLTNTVLLQPFGDQPTAHAGFYWAHSEICDKALDSLDLGITWSGLPEDFGTHYAAYKKFLSKKIDNTSFQTQLTVVNNRVVTAIGTPQCLFSVDPNSKKLTAHTCLQFKNLPKLGEEEVNRFTHNDPDEEDPMAWSRYFKLALTEQDFLHDQYATVLNKSALAPPTKGESVPDVYPPYTPLIRDLTLNYTASALINLAHPAHNAINEAQLFQLHPFGSKVLGHSVNQLLPQFSAAGYLYMGLKDATVPAPLSLLFQIIPSESDKLEESADMTYHYLGQHDWVAADSSTYFHDETKGLMHSGVMSFHLPAAASHENPLMPTGLHWLCGSVNQEVVSPQIVAIKTQAATVTLAKEANDEHYRKPLPAYSINQLVTADPQIKAVTQPYASFGGRARENHQAFWQRTSERLRHKQRAISSWDYERLVLAAFPQLYKVKCLTQTQLSASPLTKVTVVVIPDNANNSEPFLLLKPKASRDLLEAIKVYLSQYISPFVDLEVKNPSYEQIKYRVTVRFKKADEPGNDIAELNKAIKRFLSPWAYESTAEVTFGSYIHNSLLIHFIEKQPYVDYVAQLRLIEHIKLDSDLTASNTVYSILDVDQAQAQVHALDAVLVSAPEHIIELVTMHQHEDIYFEGIGHIIIETDFIVH from the coding sequence ATGAAGCTTAACGCAGCATCCCAATATCGCGATGGCACCAGTCAACGCCATCGATTGTTGACCGCTCTGGCTCCGGATTATTTTGTTGTCGATGATCGCACATTGCATGATGTTATCCAGTTTGCTCAGGCGTATGCCAAAGAGCTTCGATTTTATGAGAGCGGACAAATTACCCCTACAGACTGGACCGGTTTTTTGCCTACGGATAAACAGTTTATTGAGGACGCCGTTCGTTTTATTAAGCAGCCGGAAGCCATTGTTGACCTGGATCGGCGAATGGCGTTGATGCAACCTCATCGGGTCTTGTTTTGGGTTTTTCTCTTATTGCTTCGTTACCCCCAGCAGCAATTGAACGCCCTCACGCAGCGTTATCTCGAGTTTTACTACCGAGACTGCCTACAATTAAGAGAAAAACCGCCCCAGCCGGATCGGGCGCATGTGATCTTCGAACTGGCGCCATCTCAGCAAGCCTATTGCCTTAAAGAAGGGATCTTACTCAGTACGGAGCAAGGTCAATCTGATAGCGCGGCGCCGATTTATCGTCTCGACCGAGATAGCGTGATCACCTCGGCACAAGTGGCTAAAATTTGTGCCTTGGCGCTTAAAAAAGAAGTGTACGACTTTGCGACTTTTTATCACCCGGGAAAAACCAGCGATAACGATTTTGCCGCTCTGTTGCAGTGGGTTTTAGAGAGAGCAGCGCAACAGGTGGCTATGCCCGCAGGTTTTGAGAACGCAGCGCCAACGCCTTCCATTGATTTGCCTTCGCTCAAAATGCTCGCTGAGCAAGATCAATTAAAAGGTAAACAAAAAGATTACATTGAAGAAGAGCTGGCTTTCCATGACGTGAACGATTTCAAAATGTGTTTGCAAGGGCATCGGTTGCAGACGGCAGAACAAACAGACCAGATTCACAAGATGATGGAACGTGTTTATCAAAAAAAAATAGCGCTCCAGCGATACCAGGCACTAGAACATAAACATCGTAATGGAAATTTTATCAACATGCTGGCCTTCGCGCTGGGTGCTCCATTACCGACATTGCCCCATCCGCACACTGCGATAACGTCCTTAAAAACCGATCTCACCCATCCTGCGGTCATGGATTATATTAATAAAAAACTCTATATGACGATTAAGGATTTTGAAAAAATCATCGATATCGTCATTAAAGCGCCTGACATCAATTCCAAGGATTGGAAGGAAGTGTATCAACTCGTCCAGGGTGCTCAGACCCTAAAGCAACGTTATCCCGATATTCGTATTGAAAAAACAACGCATCTGTGTACACGCGTTATGCTGGATGCTGAACTGAAGGAGCATAAGCCGTTTAAAACATTCGATTGGTCTGCAACCGATACCCCGGCTCTGCTCGGTTTTGCTGTCAGTTCGCCTTTATTACGCCTTGGTGAAGGGCGTAGGAAGATCACTTTAACAGTAGACTGTCAACGCGATACTTTTCACCTTGATCGGCTGAATAAATTTGTGCAACAGTCACCTTTCACTTTTCAATTAAGCGGCGCTGAAACCCATTTTGCTCCCTCGTCGGCGACAGTCACCGCAGGGCATTTTTTTTTGGCAACCGCCCTGGCGGAATACGATACGAATACGTTGGCTTTAATTTGCCGTTTTAAAGGTGAAAAGGGGCAATTCAACAGCGAGAGGGATAAGGATAATTATCTCCAATTTGAAGACGGGCAGCTTTATCAAATCACGGAGGTGATGAGTGCGCAACACGCTAAACTCCGCCCCGTCGGTTTTTTGCCGAGTAAAGGTTTCATTAAAAAATACCCTGAACTCACTCTGACGGGCACGGGCAGCCCTTTGTCAGGCTTGGCATTAGAAGAAATGCCTGTCACTGAAGGCATAGGCGGCAAAACGCGTAAAATCATCACGGCAAACAGCAATTTGTTTACCGTGAAAGATCATTTTAAACAGTACATTTTATGGACGGACGGGCGAGTTTATCGGATTGAACACCGGGTGAATGCCAATAAAATAGAAGTCGTTGAAGTGGCTTATTTACCGGATATAAAACCCAAACCCGCCGCGCCACGGCTGTATCCCGATATTCAATTGACGGAAACCGAAATACTCACGGGGTTAGTTATCGATGGCGTCGCTGCAAATAACGAGCAATTCACAGAAAAAGAGGTCGGTAATTGGTTGGTTTGGTCCAATGGGCAGGTCTTTGCTATTCAAAAACAGGTGGGGAACCAAGAAGTTAAAGTCGCTTGTAGAGGGCAATTACCTCCCAATACGAAGATTGAAAAATATGCTGCTGACGCCTTATTTTTAAATGGGCTTCAGTTTACATTCGATCTTAATGAAACGGCCCCGGCAATGACCGCTCCGCTAATCGATGTTAGCCATCAAGGGTTGACCGGTGTTGACCCGACGATAAAAATAACCCTCAAAGCCGGGGGTGACTACGATCTGTTTAAAATGATCATCGTAGAAAAATATAAGTTGGCGGTGAATGTGCAAGGGATTAAGGATGTAAAACGGAGAAACGATGCATCGCTGTTAACGAACACCGTTTTATTGCAGCCGTTTGGTGATCAACCTACCGCCCATGCCGGATTTTATTGGGCGCACTCAGAAATTTGTGATAAAGCGTTAGATTCACTGGATTTAGGCATCACCTGGTCAGGGTTACCCGAAGATTTTGGTACCCACTATGCGGCTTATAAAAAATTTTTAAGTAAAAAAATTGATAACACAAGCTTTCAAACCCAGTTAACCGTCGTGAACAACCGTGTCGTCACCGCCATTGGCACGCCACAATGCTTATTTTCCGTCGATCCGAACAGTAAAAAATTAACCGCCCACACCTGTCTGCAGTTTAAAAATTTACCGAAGCTGGGTGAGGAGGAGGTAAACCGCTTCACACACAACGACCCCGATGAAGAAGACCCTATGGCCTGGTCTCGCTATTTTAAACTCGCATTAACCGAGCAAGATTTTTTGCACGACCAATATGCTACGGTGCTCAACAAAAGCGCATTAGCACCGCCGACAAAAGGTGAAAGTGTGCCGGACGTCTATCCGCCTTATACGCCATTGATACGCGACTTGACGCTCAATTATACGGCTTCCGCGCTGATAAACCTGGCCCATCCTGCCCATAATGCAATCAATGAAGCACAATTATTTCAGCTACATCCCTTTGGAAGTAAGGTCTTGGGGCACAGCGTCAATCAGTTATTACCCCAATTTTCAGCCGCGGGTTATTTATATATGGGTCTGAAAGACGCAACCGTGCCGGCACCGCTCTCATTACTGTTTCAAATCATCCCGAGCGAAAGTGATAAGCTGGAAGAAAGCGCCGATATGACCTATCACTATTTAGGTCAACATGATTGGGTAGCAGCAGATAGCTCGACTTATTTTCATGATGAGACGAAAGGGTTGATGCACAGTGGGGTGATGTCGTTTCATCTGCCAGCGGCCGCCAGTCATGAAAATCCCCTTATGCCCACGGGTTTACACTGGTTGTGCGGCTCCGTTAATCAAGAGGTGGTATCGCCTCAGATTGTTGCGATTAAAACACAAGCGGCAACAGTCACGTTGGCAAAGGAGGCGAATGATGAACACTACCGCAAACCGTTGCCGGCTTATTCTATTAATCAACTTGTTACTGCCGATCCACAGATAAAAGCGGTCACACAACCCTACGCTTCATTTGGGGGGCGTGCCAGGGAAAATCATCAGGCTTTTTGGCAACGGACGAGTGAGCGATTACGTCATAAACAGCGCGCCATTTCCAGCTGGGATTATGAGCGCTTAGTGTTAGCGGCATTTCCACAGCTCTACAAAGTCAAGTGTTTAACGCAAACACAACTGAGTGCATCACCGTTAACGAAGGTCACTGTCGTGGTTATCCCCGACAATGCCAATAACAGCGAACCCTTTTTGCTGCTGAAACCCAAGGCCTCGCGTGACTTGCTGGAAGCAATCAAAGTTTATTTAAGCCAGTATATTTCGCCTTTCGTTGATTTGGAAGTGAAAAATCCAAGCTATGAACAAATAAAATACCGGGTCACTGTTCGCTTTAAAAAAGCCGATGAACCCGGTAATGATATTGCTGAACTCAATAAAGCGATTAAACGCTTTCTGTCACCTTGGGCCTATGAAAGTACCGCGGAGGTGACATTCGGTAGCTATATTCACAACTCATTGTTAATCCATTTTATTGAAAAACAGCCTTATGTCGATTACGTCGCCCAACTCAGACTCATTGAACACATCAAACTGGACAGTGATCTCACGGCTTCTAACACCGTTTATTCGATACTGGATGTGGATCAAGCGCAAGCGCAAGTGCACGCCCTCGATGCTGTCTTGGTTTCTGCACCGGAACATATTATCGAATTAGTGACAATGCATCAGCATGAAGATATTTATTTTGAAGGGATTGGTCACATTATCATTGAAACAGATTTCATCGTTCATTAA
- a CDS encoding GPW/gp25 family protein produces the protein MVNDQAFLGQGWSFPPTFSQQGAVLEVVSGEEDIRQSLRILLSTNLQERVMQPTYGCELGQFVFEEVTQGLIHRLQNIISDAVLYHEPRIRLDEVIITPHAQTLLLITLNYTLRTTNSRSNLVYPFYLTEATHLSF, from the coding sequence ATGGTAAATGACCAGGCATTTTTAGGCCAAGGTTGGAGCTTTCCGCCCACCTTTTCACAGCAGGGGGCGGTACTGGAAGTGGTGTCGGGTGAAGAGGATATTCGGCAAAGCTTACGCATCCTGCTCTCGACTAATCTGCAAGAACGTGTGATGCAACCGACGTATGGCTGTGAACTGGGTCAGTTTGTATTCGAGGAAGTCACCCAGGGCTTGATCCATCGTCTGCAAAACATTATCAGTGACGCCGTGTTATACCATGAGCCCCGTATCCGACTCGATGAGGTCATCATCACGCCGCATGCGCAGACGTTACTACTGATCACCCTGAATTACACGCTACGCACCACCAATTCACGGAGCAATCTGGTGTATCCCTTTTATTTAACCGAAGCGACGCATTTGTCATTTTAA